From the genome of Palaemon carinicauda isolate YSFRI2023 chromosome 6, ASM3689809v2, whole genome shotgun sequence, one region includes:
- the LOC137642111 gene encoding cuticle protein 8-like yields MKVLVLLMLVIVAVFSAPSPQTAQTQSLYPIIPYEFAYEVADPPTSNFQNRAEVKLPNGDVFGSWSPLLPDGNIQTVTYNVTGNQGFQYSLVLTPATQTAAAGK; encoded by the exons ATGAAG GTCTTGGTATTGTTGATGTTGGTTATCGTCGCTGTGTTCAGCGCCCCATCACCACAAACTGCTCAAACTCAGAGTCTTTAT CCCATCATCCCTTACGAGTTCGCCTATGAAGTGGCCGACCCTCCGACCAGCAACTTCCAGAACAGGGCAGAGGTCAAACTACCCAACGGCGACGTCTTCGGCTCCTGGTCTCCTCTGCTGCCTGACGGAAACATCCAGACCGTCACCTACAACGTCACTGGAAACCAGGGCTTCCAGTACTCTCTGGTCCTCACACCGGCTACACAAACAGCGGCGGCAGGGAAGTAA
- the LOC137643052 gene encoding uncharacterized protein, producing the protein MELKKFKVADNACILNRPTMPWKEKRKKEQEQDRQDAAKGSRTLYDWMKPRVAVSTSEQVKEKEESWEDTQESEKSEAEDMEAYDEPNEADSLDNLEQQVAPQEPQTEARAEMPEVEEPFSMLPELQYPNDPALVVNYKICINESFIRLCNNYGPCQPVISYPKSIEGDSFQKKWYERNSWLEYSPRKDPMFCFSCRLFLNEEKYRGRVAGKSEGISRWRTASEKIKEPASSESHMIVFNVQSTTGEALEKEVISILNKNTLNIDDMRGQGYDGVANMSGIYNGLQSRLQRLNPKALYVHCHAHSLNLVLVESAKSRTQFVTFFSMVEKLYAFISNSSKRHAAFMEIQIAIYPEDIQLELKKLSDTRWACRESALRTTRKVIPALKQFLEEIVQKNPLMHQQGIPQYCC; encoded by the exons ATGGAGCTtaagaagttcaaagttgcagacaATGCTTGTATATTGAACAGGCCAAC TATGCCAtggaaggagaaaagaaaaaaggagcaaGAGCAGGACAGACAAGATGCTGCCAAAGGTAGCAGAACTCTTTATGATTGGATGAAGCCAAGAGTGGCAGTTTCAACATCAGAGCaagtgaaggagaaggaggagagctGGGAGGACACTCAGGAGAGTGAAAAGTCAGAAGCTGAAGATATGGAAGCATACGACGAGCCAAATGAAGCGGACAGTTTAGATAACCTTGAGCAACAAGTTGCTCCACAGGAGCCCCAGACTGAAGCAAGAGCAGAAATGCCCGAAGTTGAAGAGCCATTTTCCATGCTACCTGAATTACAGTATCCAAATGACCCTGCCCTTGTTGTTAATTATAAGATATGTATTAATGAGTCTTTCATCAGACTGTGCAATAATTATGGCCCATGTCAACCAGTAATTTCATATCCCAAGAGTATAGAGGGAGACTCATTTCAGAAGAAATGGTATGAAAGGAACTCTTGGTTGGAGTATTCACCTCGGAAAGATCCCATGTTCTGCTTCAGCTGTCGTCTGTTTTTGAATGAGGAGAAGTACAGGGGCCGAGTAGCTGGGAAATCAGAGGGCATAAGCCGTTGGAGGACAGCTTCAGAGAAAATAAAGGAGCCTGCTAGTTCAGAATCTCACATGATTG TATTCAATGTGCAATCAACAACTGGTGAAGCACTGGAGAAAGAAGTGATCTCTATACTTAATAAAAATACCCTGAACATAGATGATAtgcgtggacaaggatatgatggggtagcaaatatgagtggaatatacaatggattacagtccagactccaaaGACTGAACCCAAAGGCACTCTATGTACACTGCCATGCACATAGCCTAAATCTAGTATTAGTCGAGAGTGCAAAATCAAGAActcagtttgtaacttttttcagtatggtggagaaactgtatgcttttatttctaactcttcaaaacggcatgctgctttcatggagatccagaTAGCAATATATCCAGAAGACATACAacttgaacttaagaagctatcagacacaagatgggcttgcagagagtcaGCTCTTAGAACCACGAGGAAGGTCATTCcagctctgaagcaatttttagaaGAGATAGTGCAAAAGAATCCTctgatgcatcagcaggggatACCACAATATTGCTGCtaa